Sequence from the Gloeocapsopsis dulcis genome:
AAGAGTTGGGAATTGGGCGTGTTTTGCTTGATTCGCGTCCAATTTATGATACGCCTGAAGATGTTCAAATTTCCGAACGCCGCAAGCCTCAGTTACCTTTGCAACGGAGTGTGACTGCACCTTTTAGTTTGATTCGGTTTATTAGTCATCCGCAGCGGGAGTTGAATCAAAGCTTTTTGCAAGAGTGGGTAGGTGTTGTTGATGAATGGTTGCATCAGGGTACACGAGTGTACTTTTTTGTGCATTGTCCGATAGAAGCGCGATCGCCTGGTACCGCACGGTATTTTCAACGTATGTTGGAACAACAAGGTGTCTCGGTTCCGCCGCTTCCTTGGGATAGTGTTGATGATACTCCTACGCAACTCAGTTTATTTTGAAGTATGGCGATCGCACTTTACCTAAAAAATCTAGCGGATAATTTTTACGACATCGTAGAGACCGTGTTCATTATCAGCATAAGTTTGCCAGTAGTTGGTTTCTTGATCAAAACCAGGTTGTTGACCGAGTGACTCGAAATCTTCACGACTATTCCAACGGGCGAGTAAAGCAATTGTCGATTCATCTGTACTAGGACACATCGCCGCCCACTGCAATCCTGGAATCATTTGCAGTACACTAGGCATTTCTTGAGTGACGATTGTTGCGAGTTCAGATTGATCTTTACCTGGTTTCATCTTAAATTGGCTAAACATGATGACATCTCCTTGAGAGAAACTTGGTGATGTCGTTCGCGTTTCAGTATGTTGAACTTTGCAAGCAAAGGTTTGAGGTGTCTGATCTGTAGAGATATTTAGTACGTGCTCTTTTGCGTATGATTGAAAGCTAGATAAATCTTTTCCTTGCCATTGAGACAGTGCAATTACTTGTGTGCCATCTTGTGCTTTGAGAATTGCAGAGTCTTGAAAGCCAGGAGTTTTTGAGAATGTTGGTTCGGCTTGGGAAACCTGCGAGAGAACTTTTGCTTGATTTGATGTTGTAGCATAAACAGTTACAACATTAACAACTTCGTTGGTAGTGTCTAGAGAAATACCTGTCTCAGCTTGAGCCACATTTGGCATTCCTGTGAGAACACCAAGAATTAACAGTGCGATCGCCGCGATCAGATTGAACTTACGCATAAATAGACTTAGCATGGTTGCTCAACTGCTTGATATGTGTTTGAGAATTAAGGTTACAAAGCTTACAATGCCGTTGTATAGTCGTTTTTTGCGATTTTAGAAGATTCTTGCTATCTCATTAAAAATTGTTTCGGCGTCACTCCGGTAAGGCGCTTGAAATGTCTGCCAAATTGACTTTGGCTGGCAAATCCAACTTGTAAGGCAACATTGGCAATTTGCTGAGTCTGTGTCAGTAATTCTTGGGCACGTTCAATGCGGCATTTAATCAGGTATTGATAAGGAGAGTAGCCTGTAGACTGTTTGAACAATCGGGCAAAGTAATATTGGCTCATGCCGAGTTCAGTTGCGATCGCTTTGAGTGATATATCTTCTGCTAAATGAGCTTGAATATAGTCAATTGCTTGTTGTAACTTATGGTTAGGTAAACCATTAGAGTAAAAGCGAATTATTGGCTTTGCTATAGAGTAGCGCCGTAATACATGAACTGCTAATGCATTTGCCATTGACTCAGCATAGAGGCGATCAAGTCGATTTGCGGTTAGTTCTGCTTTAAGTGCTAAACCGATTTGTTGAAGTAGTGGATCGCGAATTTTTAGCTGTGGAGTAATTTCGATGTGTTCTAACTCGACAGTTTCATTTACAGTAGAAACAAAAATACTTGGTTCGAGGCGAAGCAACAAGAATTCTGCATCAGTATTCCAAGACAATTTACGATGAAGATCGGGAGGCGTAATCATAATGTCGCCCTGAGTCAAATGTATGTTACTACGTCGCCCCTCTGCGATTCGTTCTAATAGAATCGGTTGTCCAAGATGAATACTTAAAAGATAATTAGGAAGACAACACTCAGACACTCCCTTTACAGGTTGACGATGTTGTTCAACGCGCAGTAAATCGGATACTTCTAAACTTGATAAGATTGGCGATCGCGGTACAATCTGCAAAGGAGACTTTTTGTTAGTATCTTGATTCATAAACCTTTGTACGCATTGACAAATTAGCGGTACTCGAACACAAGCGATCGCCTAACTAAATGATAAATGTATTTTATTTAGAGTTTTATAATTCAATACTCCAGTAAAAACTAAGAAGCAAAAAACTTACCTGTAGCAATGCTAAATTGTTTGCGAAATACCTATCCTAATCTCTTTCCTTTGTGACCTTTGCGTCCTACCCTCCGGGAAGGCTTCACCAATGTGGTTCGTTTCAAAGATAGTTTACAACTCAGATAAGATTGCTATAGTACTAAAAAATATTAAAACTCGGTGCAACTACTGCAATTTAGAAGGAATCTTATGACTTCAGTTACTAACAAATCAGTAACATTATTCGATCTCCTGACAGGAGAAGAACATCATCCGGCAATAGTTGCACCCAAGAAACCGAGTTTAACTTATGGACAACTCCGTCAACAGATTATAGAACTTGCTGCACAGTTAAATAACTTTGGGATTGGACGCAAATCGCGAATTGCGATCGCCATGCCAAACAGCCCTGAAATGATCTTGACATACCTCGCAGCCGCAACGTGTGGTACAGCAGCCCCACTGAATCCTAAATACAAACAAGAAGAATTTGCGTTTTATTATCAAGACACACAAGCGATCGCCTTAATAGTTCTAGGAGAAGGTATTGCAGCGGCACAAGCTGCGGTGACTCCTGAGATGATGCTGATTCAAGCAATACCAAAATCTGATGGCACGTTGTCTTTGCAAAAGATTCAAGGTAAAGAATATCCACCACGAACCATTGAACGGGCTGAATCAGAAGATGTTGCCATGATTCTACATACCAGTGGTACTACGAGTCGCCCCAAGCGCGTACCAATTAAACATCGCAACCTTGCAGCGTCAGCACGGAACATCATTAGTACTTATAACTTGACTGCCAGCGATCGCGCTTTATGTATTATGCCGCTGTTTCACGTCCACGGAATTGTTGCCTCAATGCTATCTACCTTAGCATCAGGAGGAACCGTGATTTGCCCTACTGGCTTTAATGCGATGGAGTTTTGGCGGATCTTAAGTGAGTTGCAACCAACATGGTACTCGGCAGTACCAACAATGCATCAACTACTAATAGCACGGGCTGAACGAAATCAAGAAGCGATCGCTGCAAGTCGTTTACGATTTATTCGTTCGAGTAGTTCCTCACTACCTCCAATTGTTTTAGAACGCCTGGAAGCTACTTTCAATGCTCCAGTACTAGAAGCATATAGCATGACGGAAGCATCGCACCAAATGACTTCTAATCCGCTACCTCCAAGTACGCGCAAACTTGGTAGTGTCGGTTATGGGTTTGGGGTAGAAGTCGGGATTATGGATGAAGATGGTAATTTGCTATCGTCAGGGCAGTTGGGTGAGGTAGTAGTTAAGGGTGCAAATCTATTTGATGGCTACGAAAATAACCCAGAAGCTAATGCTAAGGCTTTTACCCACGGTTGGTTTCATACTGGCGATCAAGGCGTGATTGATGCACAGGGCTATCTTTCTTTGACTGGGCGAATCAAAGAGTTGATTAACCGAGGTGGAGAAAAAATTTCTCCTTTAGAAGTTGATAATGTTTTACTTCGTCATGCTGCTGTTGCGGAAGCGCTTTCTTTTGCTGTACCGCATAAAACTTTGGGAGAAGACATTCACGCTGCTGTAGTTCTTAAGGATAATACAGTGAGTGAACAGGAATTGCGTAAACATTGCTCAGAACTTCTAGCAGAATTTAAAGTTCCCCGTCAGTTGCATATTCTAGAAGAGTTACCACGAGGTGCAACTGGTAAATTGCAACGCTTGAATATGGCAAAGCTGCTGAAACTTGGGGAATAAGCTGTTATGAAAATTTGTATTGTTGGTGCAGGTGCAATTGGGGGATACATAGGTGCTAAGTTGGCGCTTGCTGGCGAACAAGTGACTTTAATTGCACGCGGGGCGCATCTTCAAGCCATTCAGGAACAAGGTTTAAGGCTACGAAGTGCAGATGGTACAGAGGAGTTGATTAAAGTTGTTGCGATGCAAGATATTTCTGCTGCTGGAATTCAGGATGTCGTCATTGTGGCATTGAAAGCGCAAAGTGTATCAAGTGTTGCGGCTGGCTTACCTGGGTTATATGGTACTGAAACGATTGTTGTTACTGCTCAAAATGGTATTCCCTGGTGGTATTTTCGCAAGTTAGATAGTCCTTATACTGACTATCAAATTCAGTCGGTCGATCCTCAAGGAATTGTGGAAGCAAATATTCCTGTCGATCGCGTTATTGGTTGTGTGGTGTATCCCGCTGCTGAACTTGTAGCTCCAGGAATAGTACAACATATCGAGGGCGATCGCTTTTCTTTAGGTGAACTTGATGGAACTAAAAGTACTCGCATTCAACAACTGTCGCAAAGCTTTCGTCAAGCTGGAATCAAAGCCCCTGTACGCAACCAAATTCGCAATGAGTTATGGATAAAAATATGGGGGAATTTGGCTTTTAATCCAATCAGTGCGCTAACTAAATGCACACTAGAAGAAATTTGTCAATATCCGTTAACGCGGGAACTTGCCAGAAATATGATGCTTGAAGCCCAGGCGATCGCGGAGAAACTCGGTGTAGAGTTTGGCATTTCCCTAGATCAGCGTATTGAAGGGGCAGAAAAAGTAGGTGCACATAAAACCTCGATGTTACAAGACATTGAAGCACGTCGTCCGACCGAAGTTGATGCGATTGTTGGCGCAGTTGCAGAACTTGGCAAGTTAACGCAAACCTCCACTCCTTACATTGATGCTATTTATGCGAGTGTTAAGTTACTCGAAAAATCTTTAACCCGCTAATGCAATACCATCTGCACGCGGTTCAGAAGCAGCTACCAAAGTTTCCCCTTGCCGTATGATGATTTGACCTTTACCAAAGTTGCGTGGGGCGATAATTTGAATATCGTGTCCGCGATCGCCCAACACCAGTGCAACGGAATGCGGTACTGTTGGTTCTAATAACACCGTTTTACCTGTAGTGAACTGCCAGCGAGGTGCATCTAAAGCAGCTTGGGGATTCATACCGTAATCTGCTAAGTTAACAACAACTTGGAGATGTCCTTGTGGTTGCATATGCCCGCCCATAACACCGAATGGTCCTAGTGGGCGATTGTCTTGTGTGAGAAAACCTGGAATAATAGTATGAAATGGGCGTTTTGCTGGTGCGATTTGATTAGGATGTCCTGGTTGTAAAGTAAAACCTGAACCGCGATTTTGTAAAGCAATGCCTGTTTCAGGAACTAAAATTCCACTACCAAAACCCATGTAATTTGATTGAATAAAAGACACCATTAAGTCACGATCGGCGGTGGCAAGATACACAGTTCCGCCTTGGGGTAAATCTGATTGTGCAAATATGGCGTGTTCTTTAATTAACTGTCGTCGCTGTGTTGCATAAGTTTTATCTAAGAGGTGATCGCTTGTCAATTGCATATACTCAGGATCGCCGACATGGGTGTGAACATCCGCAAACGCGAGTTTCATTGCTTCAATTTGCAAATGATAACTTTGTACCGAATCACGTGGGTAAGGCGATAAGTCAAAACCTTCGAGAATATTTAACGCCATTAAAGCAGCAATGCCTTGCGTGTTTGGGGGAATTTCCCAAACTGTTAAATCGCGATAATTTGTGGAAATTGGTTGTACCCATTCGGGTTGATGCTGGGCAAAATCGTCTTTTGTGAGGATTCCTCCGGTATCGGCGGCAAAATTGGCTATTTTTGTGGCTAAATCTCCTTTATAAAAACTCTCTCCTTCTGTTGCTGCAATTTCACGTAAAGTTTGGGCGTGTGCCAAACTTCCCCAAATTTCACCTGTGTTTGGGGCGCGATCGCCTGGAAAAAACACTTGTTTAAATGCTTGACATTCTGGGGCGTTGAGTGATAAAAAGTGTGATGCAGCTTGCCATGCGCGTGCGGTTTCAGGAGACACAGGAAACCCTTGTTCAGCATAGCGAATTGCTGGGGCAAACAATTGCTCAAACGGTAGTTTACCCCAACGTTCCCACAGCGATCGCCACGCGGAAACTGCCCCTGGTACTGTTACGGTTAACCAACCTATAAGTGGAATTTGCGTTACATCGTCAAGCTGAAGGTTTTGCGGACTTTTACCTGACGCATTCAGCCCATGTAATTTTCCATCCCATACTAAGGCAAAGGCATCGGAACCAATGCCATTAGAAGTTGGTTCAACTACTGTGAGTGCGATCGCCATTGCTAACGCCGCATCAACTGCATTACCCCCAGCCCAAAACATTTCCATTCCGGCAAGAGTTGCTAATGGTTGACTGGTACTAGCAGCATAGTTTTTTCCCAGAATCACCCGCCGTGAGGAAACATAGGGATATTGAGTTAAGTCGAAAGACATTAAGATTGACCTTGGGACTCTACTGTTGATTGAATTGAGTTTAAGTCAAGATCAAACTTATCAGCGATCGCTTCCATGATTCGTGCTGCTTCGGGTGTGATGATGCCATCTTTTTGAGCAATTCTATAACACTGTGCCAACAAGGGAATCGCAAAATCACGATTAAGTTGGTTCAAGAGTGTTTCTAGCGGTTGGGGTGATTTGATGTTATTGCCAATACTTTCTAGTGAAGATTCACTGAAATTGAAGTTTTTTAATTCAGGGAGAATTTCTTCCCACGATTTCTCTGGGTGACTGGCAAGGATCATGTGTACTAAAACTTGATCCATCACAGCTTCTTGGGCGATCGCAGTTTCGGCATAGTGATCGCTTTGTTCTTTAATATCTGCGAGTGCTTCCTCAGAATTAATTGAGGAATTGCTATCTAACTTAGCTTCATAAAAGCGACAAGCTGCATATCCTACTGAATACATAATTGCCGCATTAGAACTTGAACCAATCATTGCCCCAGCAAAGGGAATATTCCGCAGTAAGCCTAAGCCTGCAGTACGCAATAAACGTCCACCACCTAATGCTAAGCCGAAGATTG
This genomic interval carries:
- a CDS encoding helix-turn-helix domain-containing protein, whose translation is MNQDTNKKSPLQIVPRSPILSSLEVSDLLRVEQHRQPVKGVSECCLPNYLLSIHLGQPILLERIAEGRRSNIHLTQGDIMITPPDLHRKLSWNTDAEFLLLRLEPSIFVSTVNETVELEHIEITPQLKIRDPLLQQIGLALKAELTANRLDRLYAESMANALAVHVLRRYSIAKPIIRFYSNGLPNHKLQQAIDYIQAHLAEDISLKAIATELGMSQYYFARLFKQSTGYSPYQYLIKCRIERAQELLTQTQQIANVALQVGFASQSQFGRHFKRLTGVTPKQFLMR
- a CDS encoding acyl--CoA ligase, with the translated sequence MTSVTNKSVTLFDLLTGEEHHPAIVAPKKPSLTYGQLRQQIIELAAQLNNFGIGRKSRIAIAMPNSPEMILTYLAAATCGTAAPLNPKYKQEEFAFYYQDTQAIALIVLGEGIAAAQAAVTPEMMLIQAIPKSDGTLSLQKIQGKEYPPRTIERAESEDVAMILHTSGTTSRPKRVPIKHRNLAASARNIISTYNLTASDRALCIMPLFHVHGIVASMLSTLASGGTVICPTGFNAMEFWRILSELQPTWYSAVPTMHQLLIARAERNQEAIAASRLRFIRSSSSSLPPIVLERLEATFNAPVLEAYSMTEASHQMTSNPLPPSTRKLGSVGYGFGVEVGIMDEDGNLLSSGQLGEVVVKGANLFDGYENNPEANAKAFTHGWFHTGDQGVIDAQGYLSLTGRIKELINRGGEKISPLEVDNVLLRHAAVAEALSFAVPHKTLGEDIHAAVVLKDNTVSEQELRKHCSELLAEFKVPRQLHILEELPRGATGKLQRLNMAKLLKLGE
- a CDS encoding 2-dehydropantoate 2-reductase, whose protein sequence is MKICIVGAGAIGGYIGAKLALAGEQVTLIARGAHLQAIQEQGLRLRSADGTEELIKVVAMQDISAAGIQDVVIVALKAQSVSSVAAGLPGLYGTETIVVTAQNGIPWWYFRKLDSPYTDYQIQSVDPQGIVEANIPVDRVIGCVVYPAAELVAPGIVQHIEGDRFSLGELDGTKSTRIQQLSQSFRQAGIKAPVRNQIRNELWIKIWGNLAFNPISALTKCTLEEICQYPLTRELARNMMLEAQAIAEKLGVEFGISLDQRIEGAEKVGAHKTSMLQDIEARRPTEVDAIVGAVAELGKLTQTSTPYIDAIYASVKLLEKSLTR
- a CDS encoding gamma-glutamyltransferase family protein translates to MSFDLTQYPYVSSRRVILGKNYAASTSQPLATLAGMEMFWAGGNAVDAALAMAIALTVVEPTSNGIGSDAFALVWDGKLHGLNASGKSPQNLQLDDVTQIPLIGWLTVTVPGAVSAWRSLWERWGKLPFEQLFAPAIRYAEQGFPVSPETARAWQAASHFLSLNAPECQAFKQVFFPGDRAPNTGEIWGSLAHAQTLREIAATEGESFYKGDLATKIANFAADTGGILTKDDFAQHQPEWVQPISTNYRDLTVWEIPPNTQGIAALMALNILEGFDLSPYPRDSVQSYHLQIEAMKLAFADVHTHVGDPEYMQLTSDHLLDKTYATQRRQLIKEHAIFAQSDLPQGGTVYLATADRDLMVSFIQSNYMGFGSGILVPETGIALQNRGSGFTLQPGHPNQIAPAKRPFHTIIPGFLTQDNRPLGPFGVMGGHMQPQGHLQVVVNLADYGMNPQAALDAPRWQFTTGKTVLLEPTVPHSVALVLGDRGHDIQIIAPRNFGKGQIIIRQGETLVAASEPRADGIALAG